Part of the Candidatus Omnitrophota bacterium genome, CGGATATGAAATTCGGCGGCATGAGTTCTTCCGTTTCCGGTTCTCTGATCTGGGAAGGTAAGACCTCCTCCGGCCAATACGCCGCGCCGGGCGTGTATATATGGCAGATAAAGGCCGAGGGCAGGGTTTATAACGGCACTGTGGTGGTGGCAAGATGATGAAAAAAATAATTAAACAAATCATCGCTCTGACAGCGCTTCTGCTGTTTATGCTCGCTGCCACCGCGCGGGTCTTCGCTTCTTTTGAGGACCTGGGCGCGGGAGCCAGGGCCGCCGGTATGGCCAACGCCTTCACGGCGATCGCCGACGACGCTTATGCCGTTTATTATAATCCCGCGGGCCTTGCCGGGCTCAGGAATCCGGAGGCCGCAAGCTCCATGGGTAAGATGTTCATGAATCTTTCGGATAATTCGGATATAGGCGACACAAATCTTATGATGGCCTATCCTTTGAAATTCGCGGTCATGGGCATCGGAGTGAAGAATTTCGCGCTGGACGGCTATTACGGTGAAAACCAGTACGCTTTCGCGGCCGCCAGGCGCTTCAGATATTTTGATCTGGGAGTTTCGCTCAAACAGATGACGGTGGAATACGGCTCCACAAAATACACGGCTAATGCCATAGATAATAACACAGGCTTTGCCGGGGGCGCGGGCGATCCCGTGTTTGATTCGGGCCTTTCCAAGAGCGGCTTCGGCGCGGACGCGGGCATCCTGAAAAAGTCAGGGGATCTCAGCTTCGGTATCGCGCTCCAGAACATTGTCGCTCCGGATATGGGCCTTAAAGAAACATATAAGCTGCCGCTGCGGATAAAAACAGGCATGGCTCTGATAAAGCCCGGCTATAAGCTGTCGGGAGAATATAATAAGGAAGAGTCCGCAGGGAGTTTCAGGCTGGGCGCGGAGGTGAATGTTCTGACTTTCTTCAGATTGCGCGGAGGTTTTGAATACGGCCCGGACATCGCCAATATTTCGGCAGGGGCATCGTACAGGATGAATTTGTTCTCCTTTGATTACGCTTTCACGCTTCCTCTGAGCGGTGTGGAGGAAACTCTGGGGAATCACTGGATAGGGCTTTCTGTCCGTTTCGGCGAGCTCCCCGAGCAGGTCATGGCCTCGGAGAAAACGAT contains:
- a CDS encoding tetratricopeptide repeat protein: MMKKIIKQIIALTALLLFMLAATARVFASFEDLGAGARAAGMANAFTAIADDAYAVYYNPAGLAGLRNPEAASSMGKMFMNLSDNSDIGDTNLMMAYPLKFAVMGIGVKNFALDGYYGENQYAFAAARRFRYFDLGVSLKQMTVEYGSTKYTANAIDNNTGFAGGAGDPVFDSGLSKSGFGADAGILKKSGDLSFGIALQNIVAPDMGLKETYKLPLRIKTGMALIKPGYKLSGEYNKEESAGSFRLGAEVNVLTFFRLRGGFEYGPDIANISAGASYRMNLFSFDYAFTLPLSGVEETLGNHWIGLSVRFGELPEQVMASEKTIRESGAAREKKDPMTEKIRKLTLKNMKRLYLLALAAEKRGEYENARRYHQQVIVYNVPTVVSGDPEIMELISKSREAQDKHGDRVSSAPTDIERMKKHFSTATEYYKNKEYEKAVKEWKKVLEIDPAHKLSLAKIALAEAELAEEKEQDKLKKMKEHFSKATVYYIKGEYARAIKEWQKVLELDPSHELSRQKIMQAQEKLKNE